Within Kineothrix sp. MB12-C1, the genomic segment TCCGGATATTATAGGGATTACGTCCGGCTCCAGCGTTGCGGCCGTGTTTTGTATTTTGATTTTAAAAGTGAGCGGAACAGTGGTTTCCGTAGTAGCAGTCATTAGCGGACTATGTGTAGCGATGGCTATATATGCGCTTTCAAGAGGTGGCAGCTTTTCCGGCGGAAGATTGATTCTGATCGGTATTGGAATTCAGGCTATGCTGAATGCAGTGATCTCCTTTCTATTATTGAAGGCGGCAGAGTATGATGTGCCTGCAGCGATGAGATGGCTAAGCGGCAGCTTAAATGGTGTACAGATGAAAAGCATTCCGGGACTTTTACTAACGGTGGTATTATTTGGGTTTATTCTTTGTATATTGGGAAGACAACTACAGATCTTGGAATTGGGAGAGCAATCCGCTATTACTCTCGGGCTGAAGACAAATCAGACTCGCTTTCTATTAATGATTGGATCGGTCTTTTTAATAGCCTTTGCTACATCCGTTACGGGCCCTGTTGCTTTCGTAGCCTTTCTGGCGGGACCGATAGCCGGAAGATTGACAGGCAATGGGCATTCCAATGTGATCTCTGCGGGGCTTACAGGAGCAGCCCTGGTACTCGGAGCGGATTTGATCGGCCAGTATGCTTTCAGCACCCAGTTCCCGGTGGGAATTGTTACAGGAATATTGGGAGCGCCTTACCTTATTTACTTACTGATACATATGAATCGGACAGGAGGAGCGGCATGAGTAAAGAAAGAGAATTTTCTGCCAATAATCTGGTGGCGGGATATGATAAAAAGGTAATTATCGATGGGGTAGATGTGTTAATACCGAGCAATAAGATCAGTGTCATTATAGGAGCCAACGCCTGTGGAAAGTCTACCATGCTCAAAGCCCTTGCAAGGCTGGTAAAGCCTATTTCAGGTGAAATACTACTCGATGGAAAACAAATCGGGACTATGCCTTCCAAGCGGTTGGCGCAGATTTTAGGCTTGCTGCCGCAATCCCCTATTGTTCCCGAAGGAATTATTGTTTCGGATTTGGTGGCGCGTGGACGTTTTCCTCATCAGACCTTCTTAAAAGGAATGGGGAAAAAAGACTATGAAGCGGTAGAAGAGGCATTGCACATTATGGGCATTGCAGATCTTGCCAATCGAAGTGTGGATGAGCTTTCGGGAGGTCAGCGCCAAAGGGTATGGATCGCTATGGCGCTTGCCCAACAGACGGATATACTTCTTCTGGATGAACCCACTACTTATCTGGATATCACATACCAGGTGGAAATCTTGGATTTGTTGACAGATCTAAACAGAAAGAGAGGAACGACCATTGTAATGGTATTGCATGATATCAATCTCTCGGCCCGGTATGCGGATTATATTTTTGCGGTGAAAAAGGGAGATCTTGTGGCACAGGGCGAGCCAGGGGATATCATTACAGAAGAGCTGATTCGGCAAGTT encodes:
- a CDS encoding FecCD family ABC transporter permease, which produces MRKKDFNSIQKGYASRRARFLTAAILMGVLVLLLAGTMLLLGNTKYPLSVVVRVLSGEEIKGASFAIGTIRLPRMLAGLLAGLAFGMAGNTFQTMLRNPLASPDIIGITSGSSVAAVFCILILKVSGTVVSVVAVISGLCVAMAIYALSRGGSFSGGRLILIGIGIQAMLNAVISFLLLKAAEYDVPAAMRWLSGSLNGVQMKSIPGLLLTVVLFGFILCILGRQLQILELGEQSAITLGLKTNQTRFLLMIGSVFLIAFATSVTGPVAFVAFLAGPIAGRLTGNGHSNVISAGLTGAALVLGADLIGQYAFSTQFPVGIVTGILGAPYLIYLLIHMNRTGGAA
- a CDS encoding ABC transporter ATP-binding protein gives rise to the protein MSKEREFSANNLVAGYDKKVIIDGVDVLIPSNKISVIIGANACGKSTMLKALARLVKPISGEILLDGKQIGTMPSKRLAQILGLLPQSPIVPEGIIVSDLVARGRFPHQTFLKGMGKKDYEAVEEALHIMGIADLANRSVDELSGGQRQRVWIAMALAQQTDILLLDEPTTYLDITYQVEILDLLTDLNRKRGTTIVMVLHDINLSARYADYIFAVKKGDLVAQGEPGDIITEELIRQVFDLDCSVIPDPVSGSPFIIPKGRYYVRPQGA